One window from the genome of Streptomyces sp. WZ-12 encodes:
- a CDS encoding ribonuclease domain-containing protein, with amino-acid sequence MRIPPRITRIGAAGALASALLLGGTAVAATPAAPAHHAAVHAAAVHVNSVGKVCNSQLPSQAHDTLDLIAKGGPFPYPKDGTVFDNREGILPSQDTGYYHEYTVVTPGSPNRGARRIVAGEQDQEDYYTSDHYKTFNLVDFGC; translated from the coding sequence ATGAGAATCCCCCCACGGATTACCCGTATCGGCGCCGCGGGCGCCCTCGCGTCGGCCCTCCTCCTCGGCGGTACGGCGGTCGCCGCGACGCCCGCCGCCCCGGCCCACCACGCCGCGGTCCACGCCGCGGCCGTCCATGTCAACTCGGTCGGCAAGGTCTGCAATTCCCAGTTGCCGTCCCAGGCGCACGACACCCTCGACCTGATCGCCAAGGGTGGCCCGTTCCCGTACCCGAAGGACGGCACCGTCTTCGACAACCGCGAGGGCATCCTGCCGTCCCAGGACACGGGCTACTACCACGAGTACACCGTGGTCACGCCCGGCTCGCCGAACCGCGGTGCCCGGCGCATCGTCGCCGGCGAGCAGGACCAGGAGGACTACTACACCTCTGACCACTACAAGACGTTCAACCTCGTCGACTTCGGCTGCTGA
- a CDS encoding VOC family protein, translating into MRVKDFDHLVLTVRDIERSLDFYCGPLGLEPVRVDAWRAGEVPFPSVRVSPSTIIDLITGDRAGTNVDHICLVVDPLDWQEVIDSGAFTVLEGPVGRYGARGDAQSLYVADPDGNTVELRWYPQDAA; encoded by the coding sequence ATGCGTGTCAAGGACTTCGACCATCTGGTGCTCACGGTGCGGGACATCGAGCGCTCCTTGGACTTCTACTGCGGGCCGCTCGGCCTGGAGCCGGTCCGGGTGGACGCCTGGCGGGCCGGCGAGGTCCCGTTCCCGTCGGTGCGGGTGAGCCCGAGCACCATCATCGACCTGATCACCGGCGACCGCGCCGGCACCAACGTGGACCACATCTGTCTGGTCGTCGACCCGTTGGACTGGCAGGAGGTCATCGACTCCGGCGCCTTCACCGTGCTGGAGGGCCCGGTCGGTCGGTACGGCGCCCGCGGCGACGCACAGTCCCTCTACGTCGCCGACCCGGACGGCAACACCGTCGAGCTGCGCTGGTACCCCCAGGACGCCGCCTGA
- a CDS encoding helix-turn-helix domain-containing protein has protein sequence MIELPDEPSGTAPEELSTVAPRLRDLRRRNGLTLETAAQRVGLSPAHLSRLETGQRQPSLPMLLALARTYGTTVSDLLGEAAPERDPILRAGRAEPSEAGGWTYWTVGGAGRAMQALRVHVPQRAQGDLVRVHPGEEWLYVLRGRLRLTLGEAVHVLDPGDAAHFDSLTPHRLAAAAPGGTELLFVHTLLQSGAAELCLGGGAPHLRGG, from the coding sequence ATGATCGAGCTCCCCGACGAGCCCTCCGGCACCGCCCCGGAGGAACTGTCCACCGTCGCCCCGCGCCTGCGCGACCTGCGGCGGCGCAACGGGCTCACACTGGAGACCGCGGCCCAACGGGTGGGACTGTCGCCCGCGCACCTGTCGCGGCTGGAAACCGGCCAGCGACAGCCGTCGCTGCCGATGCTGCTGGCACTGGCCCGGACGTACGGCACCACGGTATCCGACCTGCTCGGCGAGGCCGCCCCGGAGCGGGACCCGATCCTGCGGGCCGGCCGCGCCGAGCCCTCCGAGGCCGGCGGCTGGACGTACTGGACCGTGGGCGGCGCCGGACGCGCCATGCAGGCGCTGCGGGTGCACGTGCCGCAGCGGGCGCAGGGCGACCTGGTCCGGGTGCACCCCGGCGAGGAGTGGCTCTACGTCCTCAGGGGCCGCCTGCGGCTGACCCTCGGCGAGGCGGTGCACGTGCTGGACCCGGGGGACGCCGCGCACTTCGACTCGCTCACCCCGCACCGGCTGGCGGCCGCCGCGCCCGGCGGGACGGAGCTGCTGTTCGTGCACACCCTGCTCCAGAGCGGCGCCGCCGAGCTGTGCCTCGGCGGTGGCGCCCCGCACCTCCGCGGCGGCTGA
- a CDS encoding DUF6126 family protein, which yields MPDDTTPTPSTPDAPTSRRYVENKPPRGVYVRVFIYVVATHALLAFMSLLVLIAKNR from the coding sequence ATGCCCGACGACACCACCCCCACCCCGTCGACGCCCGACGCCCCTACCTCCCGCCGCTACGTCGAGAACAAGCCACCGCGCGGCGTGTACGTCCGGGTCTTCATCTACGTCGTCGCCACCCACGCGTTGCTGGCCTTCATGAGCCTGCTGGTGCTGATCGCCAAGAACCGCTAG
- a CDS encoding beta-N-acetylhexosaminidase family protein, whose protein sequence is MHRTRTAAVAALAVALAALPLTGMGPSRAAPPRRADDARDGSATAALSPVPRSVRDRGDGLTVTPTVALVAQRGTDAPALALVAQSLRAAGARRVVREPRAVPRSGRLTVYVDGPGADRALRELGARGAAGLPAEGYALAVGRGRIALAGRDAAGTYHAAQTLGQLLPHRARPGARVRGTVVRDWPATRLRGVVEGFYGTPWSRAARLDQLDFAARHKMNLYVYSPKNDAYLRQKWRDPYPARQLAQIKELVDRARARHVEFAYALSPGLSVCYGSDADVRALTGKFATLWGIGVRTFAVPLDDISYTTWHCAADRRKFGTGGGSAGRAQAQLLNRVNLEFIARHPGARPLQMVPTEYHDLKATPYKAALAAQLDRNVLVEWTGVDVLAPTISAAQAQQARTLFGHPILLWDNYPVNDYVTKRLMLGPLNGRGIGLPARLAGFTANPMIQPAASELALATAADYAWNDRAYDARASWDRAIAELAGGDARTARALRAFADVNYASGINPRQAPELAAALAQFRRDGGARRLDAVLRDLRDAPGVLRGRLADRRFVRECAPWLDATRAWGVAAREALRLIEATRTGKRASASQLRAHIQELVARAKSYVYVDMAGKRIPVVVGDGVLDAFVRDALAGRRAQ, encoded by the coding sequence ATGCACCGTACGCGCACCGCCGCCGTCGCCGCCCTCGCAGTGGCCCTCGCCGCGCTCCCGTTGACGGGGATGGGGCCGTCCCGCGCCGCGCCGCCCCGGAGGGCCGACGACGCCCGGGACGGCTCCGCGACCGCCGCCCTCTCCCCCGTCCCGCGGTCCGTCCGCGACCGCGGCGATGGCCTCACGGTCACCCCGACCGTGGCCCTCGTCGCCCAACGGGGCACCGACGCCCCGGCGCTGGCGCTGGTGGCGCAATCCCTAAGGGCGGCCGGCGCCCGACGCGTCGTACGGGAGCCACGGGCCGTCCCCAGGAGCGGACGGCTGACCGTCTACGTGGACGGGCCGGGCGCGGACCGCGCCCTGAGGGAGCTGGGGGCGCGCGGCGCCGCCGGGCTCCCCGCGGAGGGCTATGCACTGGCCGTCGGCCGTGGCCGGATCGCGCTGGCCGGCAGGGACGCCGCCGGCACCTACCACGCCGCCCAGACGCTGGGCCAGTTGCTGCCGCACCGCGCCCGCCCGGGCGCCCGGGTGCGCGGCACCGTCGTACGGGACTGGCCGGCGACCCGGCTGCGCGGCGTCGTCGAGGGCTTCTACGGCACCCCGTGGTCGCGCGCCGCCCGCCTGGACCAACTCGACTTCGCCGCCCGGCACAAGATGAACCTCTACGTCTACTCCCCCAAGAACGACGCCTACTTGCGGCAGAAGTGGCGCGACCCCTATCCGGCGCGCCAACTGGCCCAGATCAAGGAGCTGGTGGACCGGGCCCGGGCCCGGCACGTGGAGTTCGCCTACGCGCTCTCCCCCGGGCTGTCCGTCTGCTACGGCTCGGACGCCGACGTCCGGGCGCTGACAGGTAAGTTCGCGACCCTGTGGGGCATCGGGGTGCGGACCTTCGCGGTGCCGCTGGACGACATCAGCTACACCACCTGGCACTGCGCCGCGGACCGGCGGAAGTTCGGGACCGGCGGCGGCTCGGCCGGGAGGGCGCAGGCCCAGTTGCTCAACCGCGTCAACCTGGAGTTCATCGCCCGCCATCCGGGCGCCCGGCCGCTCCAGATGGTGCCGACCGAATACCACGACCTCAAGGCGACCCCGTACAAGGCCGCGCTCGCCGCCCAACTGGACCGGAACGTCCTGGTGGAGTGGACGGGCGTGGACGTGCTCGCGCCCACCATCAGCGCCGCGCAGGCCCAGCAGGCCCGCACGCTCTTCGGCCACCCGATCCTGCTCTGGGACAACTACCCGGTCAACGACTACGTCACCAAGCGGCTGATGCTCGGGCCGCTCAACGGGCGGGGCATCGGACTGCCAGCCCGGCTCGCCGGGTTCACCGCGAACCCGATGATCCAGCCCGCCGCGTCCGAACTGGCCCTGGCCACCGCCGCCGACTACGCCTGGAACGACCGGGCGTACGACGCGCGGGCCTCCTGGGACCGCGCCATCGCGGAGCTGGCCGGCGGCGACGCCCGCACCGCCCGCGCCCTGCGGGCCTTCGCGGACGTCAACTACGCCTCGGGGATCAACCCGCGCCAGGCTCCCGAACTGGCCGCGGCCCTGGCCCAGTTCCGCCGGGACGGTGGGGCGCGGCGGCTGGACGCGGTGCTGCGCGACCTGCGGGACGCGCCCGGTGTGCTGCGCGGCCGGCTCGCCGACCGCCGCTTCGTCCGCGAGTGCGCGCCCTGGTTGGACGCCACCCGGGCCTGGGGCGTGGCGGCCCGTGAGGCCCTGCGGCTGATCGAGGCGACCCGGACGGGCAAGCGGGCGTCGGCCAGTCAACTGCGGGCACACATCCAGGAGTTGGTGGCGCGGGCGAAGTCGTACGTCTATGTGGACATGGCGGGGAAGCGGATCCCGGTGGTGGTCGGCGACGGGGTACTGGACGCCTTCGTCCGGGACGCGTTGGCCGGGCGGCGCGCGCAATGA
- a CDS encoding transcriptional regulator: MARPTRPTSATAPSRSAARRRDSNAPRPSATTVLEEAVRALAPEDGANRLVQRIAAGQAPRSVFAAFALEQRHLIAADRLSFQHLARRADGDPPVADFFDLLAEEESRALARLAGLTDACALTDRDVAGYRPRPGCQAYPSYVARLALGAEPADVAVALTANFAAWGGYCATIRAALREHYGFPAAADGFFALFAEPAPEVATAARAAVQQGLDTGQARPERAHRYGQLLQAYEVMFWNSLDE; this comes from the coding sequence ATGGCCCGACCCACCCGCCCGACGTCCGCCACCGCACCGAGCCGCAGCGCCGCGCGCCGCCGGGACAGCAACGCCCCGCGTCCGAGCGCCACCACCGTCCTGGAGGAGGCGGTCCGCGCGCTCGCCCCGGAGGACGGCGCCAACCGGCTCGTCCAACGGATCGCCGCGGGACAGGCGCCGCGTTCGGTGTTCGCCGCGTTCGCCCTGGAGCAGCGCCACCTCATCGCCGCCGACCGGCTCAGCTTCCAGCACCTGGCGCGCCGCGCGGACGGCGATCCGCCGGTGGCGGACTTCTTCGACCTGCTCGCCGAAGAGGAGTCCCGGGCCCTGGCGCGGTTGGCCGGGCTGACGGACGCCTGCGCGCTCACCGACCGGGACGTCGCCGGGTACCGGCCGCGCCCCGGCTGCCAGGCGTACCCGTCGTACGTGGCCCGCCTGGCGCTGGGCGCCGAGCCGGCCGACGTGGCGGTCGCGCTCACCGCCAACTTCGCGGCCTGGGGCGGCTACTGCGCCACGATCCGCGCCGCGCTGCGGGAGCACTACGGCTTCCCCGCGGCGGCCGACGGCTTCTTCGCCCTGTTCGCCGAGCCGGCGCCGGAGGTGGCGACCGCGGCCCGGGCGGCGGTCCAGCAGGGCCTGGACACCGGGCAGGCGCGTCCGGAGCGGGCGCACCGCTACGGGCAACTCCTTCAGGCGTACGAGGTGATGTTCTGGAACTCGCTGGACGAGTGA
- a CDS encoding inositol monophosphatase family protein: MTARTGRRAAATFGVGAPRGADDGAGPENGPPEAVEAAGLLRAELAAAFPDVAVCGGTVGARPDPAGPRWMIAPPPRTDDPARPLCLAYEDASGPSLGVVQLPLGGRTVAAGRGLGCRLLADGGTEPADCRPVRTGGRAELTGARALTDGPAGWPEPLLTAVHRRVALTASGGGALDVVTGRADAWLSIGPVTYGERAALTVVVSEAGGRITDLSGTPVLTGDGSVLVTNGPLHEGFLRLIAEAGGHGPKPVVDAPDPGWAAEGAALTEGLRALLGPLALRAEHIGSTSVPGMAAKPVFDVQVSVADLAEAAVAFDGPLAGAGFEAAPHLRDHVPAGRADAPERWAKRFWSRRGGPGPDVNLHVRQAGSPNERLALLFRDWFRAHPEAVPAYARFKRELAHRVPELGAYADVKDPVVDLVIEVAEPWAAATGWRP, translated from the coding sequence TTGACGGCGCGGACGGGGCGGCGGGCCGCCGCGACGTTCGGGGTCGGGGCGCCAAGAGGCGCGGACGACGGCGCGGGTCCGGAGAACGGCCCTCCGGAGGCGGTGGAGGCGGCGGGGTTACTGCGGGCGGAGCTGGCGGCCGCGTTCCCGGACGTGGCGGTGTGCGGCGGGACGGTCGGGGCCCGCCCGGATCCGGCCGGTCCGCGCTGGATGATCGCCCCACCGCCCCGTACCGACGATCCGGCCCGGCCGCTCTGTCTGGCCTACGAGGACGCCTCCGGCCCGTCGCTCGGCGTGGTCCAACTCCCGTTGGGCGGGCGGACGGTGGCGGCCGGGCGCGGGCTGGGCTGCCGGCTGCTGGCCGACGGCGGCACGGAGCCGGCGGACTGCCGCCCGGTGCGGACCGGCGGGCGCGCGGAGTTGACGGGCGCGCGGGCGCTGACGGACGGCCCGGCTGGCTGGCCGGAGCCGCTGCTGACGGCGGTGCACCGGCGGGTGGCGCTGACGGCCTCCGGGGGCGGGGCGTTGGACGTGGTCACCGGCCGGGCGGATGCCTGGCTGAGCATCGGCCCGGTGACGTACGGGGAGCGTGCCGCGCTGACGGTGGTCGTGTCGGAGGCCGGCGGCCGCATCACGGACCTGAGCGGCACCCCGGTACTGACGGGCGACGGCTCGGTGCTGGTCACCAACGGGCCGCTGCACGAGGGGTTCCTGCGGCTGATCGCGGAGGCGGGCGGGCACGGGCCGAAGCCGGTGGTGGACGCCCCCGATCCCGGCTGGGCGGCCGAGGGGGCCGCGCTGACGGAGGGGCTGCGGGCGCTGCTCGGCCCGTTGGCGCTGCGCGCCGAGCACATCGGGAGCACGTCGGTGCCGGGGATGGCCGCCAAGCCGGTCTTCGACGTCCAGGTGAGTGTGGCGGATCTGGCGGAGGCGGCGGTGGCCTTCGACGGGCCGCTGGCCGGGGCGGGGTTCGAGGCGGCCCCGCATCTGCGCGATCACGTTCCGGCGGGCCGGGCGGACGCCCCCGAGCGCTGGGCGAAGCGGTTCTGGTCGCGGCGCGGCGGGCCCGGGCCGGACGTCAACCTCCATGTGCGGCAGGCCGGTTCGCCCAACGAGCGGCTGGCACTGCTCTTCCGGGACTGGTTCCGGGCGCATCCGGAGGCGGTGCCGGCGTACGCCCGGTTCAAACGGGAGTTGGCGCACCGGGTCCCCGAGCTCGGCGCGTACGCCGACGTCAAGGACCCGGTGGTGGACCTGGTGATCGAGGTCGCCGAGCCGTGGGCGGCGGCGACCGGCTGGCGGCCCTGA
- the alc gene encoding allantoicase: MTTGELPQYTGDASPYGGGDPYADYRAPGAAGFPFSHLPDLADRRLGAGVLAANDEFFAERENLLKPDPAVFDPERFGHKGKIMDGWETRRRRGADGDRPFPTEEDHDWALIRLGAPGVIRGIVVDTAHFRGNYPQSVSIEGACVEGSPSPAELLADGVAWTTLVPRTAIGGHAANGFAVHAERRFTHLRLNQHPDGGIARLRVHGEVVPEPRWLAALGTFDLVALENGGRVEDASDRFYSSPTNTIRPGRSRKMDDGWETRRRRGSGNDWVRYRLTERSVIRAVEIDTGYLKGNAAGWAALLGRDGEDGEWTELLPRTRLQPDTVHRFLLDDAPAATHVRLDIFPDGGIARLRLHGSLTAEGADRLAARHRQLGGGQGKSED, translated from the coding sequence ATGACCACCGGCGAGCTGCCCCAGTACACCGGCGACGCCAGCCCCTACGGGGGCGGCGACCCGTACGCCGACTACCGCGCCCCAGGTGCGGCCGGCTTCCCCTTCTCCCACCTGCCCGACCTCGCCGACCGGCGGCTCGGCGCCGGCGTGCTCGCCGCCAACGACGAGTTCTTCGCCGAACGGGAGAACCTGCTGAAGCCGGACCCGGCGGTCTTCGACCCCGAGCGCTTCGGCCACAAGGGCAAGATCATGGACGGCTGGGAGACCCGGCGCCGGCGCGGCGCCGACGGCGACCGTCCCTTCCCGACCGAGGAGGACCACGACTGGGCGCTGATCCGGCTCGGCGCCCCCGGCGTGATCCGCGGCATCGTCGTCGACACCGCCCACTTCCGCGGCAACTACCCGCAGTCGGTGAGCATCGAGGGCGCCTGCGTCGAGGGCTCCCCGTCGCCGGCCGAGCTCCTCGCCGACGGCGTCGCCTGGACCACCCTCGTCCCGCGCACCGCCATCGGCGGGCACGCCGCCAACGGCTTCGCCGTCCACGCCGAGCGCCGCTTCACCCACCTCCGGCTCAACCAGCACCCCGACGGCGGCATCGCCCGCCTCCGGGTCCACGGCGAGGTCGTCCCCGAGCCCCGCTGGCTCGCCGCGCTGGGCACCTTCGACCTCGTCGCGCTGGAGAACGGCGGCCGCGTCGAGGACGCCTCGGACCGCTTCTACTCCTCGCCGACCAACACCATCCGGCCGGGCCGCTCCCGCAAGATGGACGACGGCTGGGAGACCCGGCGCCGCCGCGGCAGCGGCAACGACTGGGTGCGCTACCGCCTCACCGAGCGCTCCGTGATCCGCGCGGTCGAGATCGACACCGGCTACCTCAAGGGCAACGCGGCCGGCTGGGCCGCGCTCCTCGGGCGCGACGGCGAAGACGGCGAGTGGACCGAACTGCTGCCCCGCACCCGGCTCCAGCCCGACACCGTCCACCGCTTCCTGCTGGACGACGCCCCGGCCGCCACCCACGTCCGGCTCGACATCTTCCCCGACGGCGGCATCGCGCGGCTCCGGCTGCACGGCTCGCTCACCGCGGAGGGAGCGGACCGGCTGGCTGCCCGACACCGTCAACTAGGCGGTGGGCAGGGGAAGTCGGAGGACTGA
- the allB gene encoding allantoinase AllB → MSEIELVLRSTRVVTPEGTRAASVTVKDGTIVAVLPYDAAAPAGARVADFGDDVLLPGLVDTHVHVNDPGRTHWEGFWTATRAAAAGGITTLVDMPLNSLPPTTTVANLDTKREVARTKAHIDVGFWGGAIPGNVKDLRPLHDSGVFGFKCFLSPSGVDEFPQVDREQLAAALGEIAGFGGLLIVHAEDPGHLDAAPEVHGPKYADFLASRPRASENDAIAGLIDLARKLDARVHVLHLSSGDALPMIAAARAEGVRITVETCPHFLTLTAEEVPDGATEFKCCPPIREAGNQDVLWQGLADGTIDCIVSDHSPSTLDLKTPDFGTAWGGISSLQLGLPAIWTAARERGHTLDDVVRWMSAAPARLVGLDAKGAIAPGKDADFAVLAPEATFTVDPAELQHRNKITAYAGKTFRGVVRSTWLRGRQINDGTTLAEPTGELLERPRA, encoded by the coding sequence GTGTCCGAAATAGAGCTGGTGCTGCGTTCCACTCGCGTCGTCACCCCGGAGGGGACGCGCGCCGCCTCCGTCACCGTCAAGGACGGCACGATCGTGGCCGTCCTGCCGTACGACGCGGCGGCCCCGGCCGGGGCCCGGGTCGCGGACTTCGGCGACGACGTCCTGCTGCCCGGCCTGGTGGACACCCACGTACACGTCAACGACCCCGGCCGCACCCACTGGGAGGGCTTCTGGACGGCCACCCGCGCCGCCGCGGCCGGCGGGATCACCACCCTCGTGGACATGCCGCTCAACAGCCTCCCGCCCACCACCACCGTCGCCAACCTCGACACCAAGCGTGAGGTCGCCCGCACCAAGGCCCATATCGACGTCGGCTTCTGGGGCGGCGCCATCCCCGGCAACGTCAAGGACCTGCGCCCGCTGCACGATTCCGGGGTCTTCGGCTTCAAGTGCTTCCTGTCGCCCTCCGGTGTCGACGAGTTCCCGCAGGTCGACCGGGAGCAACTGGCCGCCGCGCTCGGCGAGATCGCCGGCTTCGGCGGGCTGCTGATCGTGCACGCCGAGGACCCCGGCCACCTGGACGCCGCCCCCGAGGTGCACGGCCCCAAGTACGCCGACTTCCTCGCCTCCCGCCCCCGCGCCTCCGAGAACGACGCCATCGCCGGCCTGATCGACCTGGCCCGGAAGCTGGACGCGCGGGTGCACGTGCTGCACCTCTCCTCCGGCGACGCGCTGCCGATGATCGCCGCCGCCCGCGCCGAGGGCGTCCGGATCACCGTCGAGACCTGCCCGCACTTCCTCACCCTCACCGCCGAGGAAGTCCCGGACGGCGCCACCGAGTTCAAGTGCTGCCCGCCGATCCGCGAGGCCGGCAACCAGGACGTGCTCTGGCAGGGCCTGGCCGACGGCACCATCGACTGCATCGTCTCCGACCACTCGCCCTCCACCCTCGACCTCAAGACCCCCGACTTCGGCACGGCCTGGGGCGGTATCTCCTCCCTCCAACTCGGCCTGCCCGCCATCTGGACCGCCGCCCGCGAGCGCGGCCACACCCTGGACGACGTGGTCCGTTGGATGTCCGCAGCCCCGGCGCGGCTCGTCGGCCTCGACGCCAAGGGCGCCATCGCGCCCGGCAAGGACGCCGACTTCGCCGTACTGGCACCGGAGGCGACCTTCACCGTCGACCCGGCCGAGCTCCAGCACCGCAACAAGATCACCGCCTACGCGGGGAAGACCTTCCGCGGCGTGGTCCGCTCCACCTGGCTGCGCGGCCGGCAGATCAACGACGGCACCACCCTCGCCGAGCCCACCGGCGAACTGCTCGAAAGGCCGCGCGCATGA
- a CDS encoding NCS1 family nucleobase:cation symporter-1, with protein sequence MSTSPQGRPGPPDPRLFNEDLAPAAKRSWGTYSVFALWMSDTHAISNYAFAASLFVLGLPAWGVFAALLAGITIVYWFMNRMGHAGHRTGVPYPVLARASWGVYGANIPALLRAVMAVAWYGIQTWLASTAVVLLTLQIAPGLDAYHHNSVLGLSTLGWIAFMVMWGLQALLLTRGMEFIRKVQDFATGPVVWLVVLALALYLVIKAHGDISLTRSLTGLSGTVQLQQSLIAVSLTVATFLTLVLNYSDFARFTPSHRSYRRGNLIGLPVNFTAFAVVAVLVTAGTIAVFGEAIYDPVKVIQKINNPVVTIVGALAFIVATIGINVVANFVSPAYDFANLLPKYLDFKRGGMITAVLAVLVLPWKLYSSALVIQYFLGALGAFLGPLVAILLVDYYAVRRGRIDVDALFSADAAGAYYYRRGYNPKAVIAFLPAAAVSAALALIPFFHAVAPFSWVFGMSIAGLLYAAVSGRERAAAGTGPIPQGVIPSQVRGEVWEAAAEPERADVSAGPAAAQGS encoded by the coding sequence ATGAGCACATCCCCGCAAGGCCGCCCGGGGCCACCGGACCCGCGGCTGTTCAACGAGGACCTCGCGCCGGCCGCGAAGCGCAGCTGGGGCACGTACAGCGTCTTCGCGCTGTGGATGTCCGACACCCACGCGATCAGCAACTACGCCTTCGCCGCCAGCCTCTTCGTGCTCGGGCTGCCGGCCTGGGGGGTGTTCGCCGCGCTGCTGGCCGGCATCACGATCGTCTACTGGTTCATGAACCGGATGGGGCACGCCGGGCACCGCACCGGCGTCCCGTATCCGGTGCTGGCGAGGGCGAGTTGGGGCGTCTACGGCGCCAACATCCCGGCGCTGCTGCGGGCGGTCATGGCGGTGGCCTGGTACGGCATCCAGACCTGGCTGGCCTCGACGGCCGTGGTGCTGCTGACGCTCCAGATCGCGCCGGGGCTGGACGCGTACCACCACAACTCGGTGCTGGGGCTGTCCACTCTGGGCTGGATCGCGTTCATGGTGATGTGGGGGTTGCAGGCCCTCCTGCTGACCCGCGGGATGGAGTTCATCCGCAAGGTCCAGGACTTCGCGACCGGGCCGGTGGTCTGGCTGGTGGTGCTGGCGCTGGCGCTCTACCTCGTCATCAAGGCGCACGGCGACATCTCGCTGACCCGCAGCCTGACCGGGCTCAGCGGCACCGTGCAGCTCCAGCAGAGCCTGATCGCGGTCAGCCTCACGGTGGCCACGTTCCTGACGCTGGTCCTCAACTACTCCGATTTCGCCCGCTTCACGCCCAGTCACCGCTCCTACCGGAGGGGCAACCTGATCGGGCTGCCGGTGAACTTCACGGCCTTCGCGGTGGTCGCCGTCCTGGTCACCGCCGGCACCATCGCGGTCTTCGGCGAGGCGATCTACGACCCGGTGAAGGTGATCCAGAAGATCAACAACCCGGTCGTGACCATCGTCGGCGCGCTCGCCTTCATCGTGGCCACCATCGGCATCAACGTCGTGGCCAACTTCGTCTCGCCCGCCTACGACTTCGCCAACCTGCTGCCGAAGTACCTGGACTTCAAGCGCGGCGGCATGATCACCGCGGTACTGGCGGTGCTGGTCCTGCCCTGGAAGCTGTACTCCTCGGCGCTGGTGATCCAGTACTTCCTGGGGGCGCTGGGGGCCTTCCTCGGCCCGTTGGTGGCGATCCTGCTCGTCGACTACTACGCGGTGCGGCGGGGGCGGATCGATGTCGATGCGCTGTTTTCGGCCGATGCCGCCGGCGCCTACTACTACCGCAGGGGCTACAACCCCAAGGCCGTGATCGCGTTCCTGCCGGCCGCCGCGGTCTCCGCCGCGCTGGCGCTGATCCCCTTCTTCCACGCCGTGGCGCCGTTCTCCTGGGTCTTCGGGATGTCGATCGCCGGGCTGCTCTACGCGGCGGTCTCGGGCCGCGAGCGGGCCGCCGCCGGCACCGGGCCGATCCCGCAGGGCGTCATCCCGTCGCAGGTCAGGGGCGAGGTGTGGGAGGCGGCGGCGGAACCGGAGCGGGCGGACGTGAGCGCCGGCCCGGCCGCCGCACAGGGGTCTTGA
- a CDS encoding aspartate/glutamate racemase family protein produces the protein MRLLVMNPNTTASMTASIRATATAVAAPGTEILATEPLWGPESIEGHFEGYLSAAAVLDRLATLDTPFDALVMAGFGEPGREGAQELLDVPVLDITESAAQMALMLGHAYGIVTTLDRAVPQIRDRLLTAGLLQRCAGVRGTGLGVLELEEDPDRTVAVIIETARHVVRDGAEVICLGCGGMAGLQERVATALGVPVVDGVAAAVKFAEAVVGLGLTTSTQRSFAPPRPKAIGSWPLGAHLGLPGAGGQGRQRDPARNHDFSRKTSGI, from the coding sequence ATGCGCCTTCTCGTGATGAACCCGAACACCACGGCTTCCATGACCGCTTCGATTCGCGCCACCGCCACCGCGGTCGCCGCCCCCGGCACCGAGATCCTCGCCACCGAACCCCTGTGGGGACCCGAGTCCATCGAGGGGCACTTCGAGGGGTACCTCAGTGCCGCCGCCGTCCTGGACCGGCTCGCCACCCTGGACACCCCGTTCGACGCGCTGGTCATGGCCGGCTTCGGTGAACCGGGCCGCGAGGGGGCGCAGGAACTGCTGGACGTCCCCGTCCTGGACATCACCGAGTCCGCGGCCCAGATGGCGCTGATGCTCGGCCACGCGTACGGCATCGTCACCACCCTCGACCGCGCGGTACCGCAGATCCGGGACCGGCTGTTGACCGCCGGGCTGCTCCAGCGCTGCGCCGGCGTGCGCGGAACCGGCCTGGGCGTCCTGGAGTTGGAGGAGGATCCCGACCGGACCGTCGCGGTGATCATCGAGACCGCGCGCCACGTGGTCCGGGACGGCGCGGAGGTGATCTGCCTGGGGTGCGGCGGGATGGCCGGGCTCCAGGAGAGGGTCGCGACGGCGCTCGGGGTGCCGGTCGTGGACGGCGTCGCCGCCGCGGTGAAGTTCGCCGAGGCGGTGGTCGGCCTCGGGCTGACCACCAGTACGCAACGGAGTTTCGCGCCGCCGCGCCCGAAGGCCATCGGCTCCTGGCCGCTCGGCGCCCACCTCGGGCTGCCGGGTGCGGGAGGCCAGGGCCGGCAACGGGATCCCGCCCGTAACCACGATTTTTCGCGCAAGACATCAGGCATCTGA